The nucleotide sequence gagggcaggggggtgGGACGGACTAGGTGGACATCACGATGCTGACCACTGGGCCGGAGTGCTTGGGGAATGGGCTGGTTGAAATTGTTCCCTGAGACATCAGGTGGCTTTCACAGTAAGAAGGTCAGCTGAGGTCTTGCTTCTGTGTCCGAGGAGGAAGTGGCATAAGCAACAGGACAGTTTATGGCGGTGGTGTCCGTGTCAGCTCTGGGTGCAAGGCATGACAAATTGCTCCCAGAGCCTCTGGGAGCCGGCTCTATTTCATTCTTGGGCTAAGGAATGGTGACTCCATCTCAGGAGGAGAACTGGTGTGAAGGATTTCCTGATGACCGATATCTCAGGGAAGTTCTTGGACTGCGCTACATTCAACAGGTCAAATGCTATCTTCTTCCCAAGATCGTAGAGATGGCACCAGGGAACGAGTGGGAAGGGAGGCCCAGTGCACCTGCTGGCACCAGTGTAAACTAGAGTATTTGGTCACTGAGGCTGTGTTTCCAGGAAGTTCTGCCACCACTGCTTTCTGGGTAGGGATTCTTCTCCCGGATACAGCGATGAGGTATAAATGAACATCTCCAGAAAAGAGAGCCCATTGGTAACCAGGCGCTTGTGCCGAAAATAACCAAGTGGTTTCTAAATTGAGTGATCAGGCTATGCCGTGGGCTCATCCTCTCACTCACGTATTCCAACTTTAAGAACGGATTATAAACACTTTGGGCTTCTCTTCTGGTGATGGGGTGCTGGCAAGTTCTATGTTGTCCACAAGGACATTCTTGTCTTCCAGTCTGATGACAGTGGGCTCCGgggcgggaggtgggggtgggtttTTGTGCGTGTGAGGCAAGCTGGCCCAGCTGATGTCCAGGTCTTTGAAAGCATGAAGCATGAACACACCCAGGATGATGGTGACGAAGCCCGAGAGGGTGCCCACAATGTCCAGGGCAGACATGCTGTACCACTCCTTGAAGAGGATGATGGAGGAGGTGACCACCACCGTGGTGAAGAACACGTAGTAGATGGGGAACACCAGGGAGGTATTGAAAATGTCCAGCGCCCTGTTGAGGAAGTTGACCTGAGTGCTGAGGGAAAGCGCCAGGATGAGGGACAGGATGTAGGGCAGGGGGTGTCGCACCACCGGCAACCCCTGGAAGAAGTTCTTAATGGTGATGCCCAGACCCTTGACAGCGGCCACCGAGAAGGCCCCGATCACAGAGCAGATGACGATGTAAACGAGGATGTTCCTTTGCCCATAACGCGGGGCGATGATGAAGATGAGGATGAGGCAGGACACCAGCAGGAGCACAGCAAACACGATGTACCCTTTGGGAAGGGAGGGATGCAGTCAGTGTCTAGGGCCTAGACCCGGGGCAGGGGGAGGTAGCTTTACGACAGCAGGTCGTAGAGACACACTAGAGTCACACAAACACGGGTTCCAGTCCCGGCTTTACATTTTTTCTAATAACTTGGCTAAGTTGTTAACCCCCCAAGACCTGTTTTAAAAGAAGACCAAGAACAGGATCTTCCTCCTAGGGCTGTTTTGTGGGATTCAATGAGATCATGtctataaagcatttagaacagtacttggcacataataaacactcGATCAATGGTGTCCATAACTTATGAGACCAGGAAGCCTTTAAGCCAGCCTAGCTGAGTACCCGCCCGCCACCTTGGCTTCTTTGCTTGCCTTGTCCTCTAGGTGGCAGCATCTGAGATGGTCAGAATCCAATCAGACCTTCCGCAGGCTCATCCCCCAGTGTTCTGCTCCCCAGGTGCCTGGGGCCTACCTGTGTCTTTCATCTTGGAAGCCATCTCCATGACGGTGGTGATCTTCTCTTCCTCAGGGGCGTGTATCACCATCACTGTGCTGCCGGCCACACAAATCACACATCCCAGCTTGCCCAGCAGGTTCAGGGTCTCTCCCAGAAAATACGAGGAGAGGATGGCACTGCATGTCAAAATGGGAGAAGGGGATTAGggtggccctgcctgcccctgtgtCCCAAGGAAAAATAGGGGCTGAGCCAGAACTCACTACTCGCTCACATGGAAACTTTTCTTGATCCcccaaaaatgtttgaaatagaaattcatttctgAGAGGGTTACGTTTGCCAGAGGAAGAGAAATGCAGGTGAAAGTATTCCTGAACAGAAAGAGTTGGAAGAACCC is from Eulemur rufifrons isolate Redbay chromosome 10, OSU_ERuf_1, whole genome shotgun sequence and encodes:
- the NIPAL4 gene encoding magnesium transporter NIPA4 isoform X2; translation: MELRVSNASCENGSLINLYCSSQKVLCQIVGGLGPEAPSNATFISWQERVRQNYGFYIGLGLAFLSSFLIGSSVILKKKGLQRLVATGATRAVAAGEVANFGAYAFAPATVVTPLGALSVLISAILSSYFLGETLNLLGKLGCVICVAGSTVMVIHAPEEEKITTVMEMASKMKDTGYIVFAVLLLVSCLILIFIIAPRYGQRNILVYIVICSVIGAFSVAAVKGLGITIKNFFQGLPVVRHPLPYILSLILALSLSTQVNFLNRALDIFNTSLVFPIYYVFFTTVVVTSSIILFKEWYSMSALDIVGTLSGFVTIILGVFMLHAFKDLDISWASLPHTHKNPPPPPAPEPTVIRLEDKNVLVDNIELASTPSPEEKPKVFIIRS
- the NIPAL4 gene encoding magnesium transporter NIPA4 isoform X1, with amino-acid sequence MELRVSNASCENGSLINLYCSSQKVLCQIVGGLGPEAPSNATFISWQERVRQNYGFYIGLGLAFLSSFLIGSSVILKKKGLQRLVATGATRAVDGGYGYLKDAMWWAGFLTMAAGEVANFGAYAFAPATVVTPLGALSVLISAILSSYFLGETLNLLGKLGCVICVAGSTVMVIHAPEEEKITTVMEMASKMKDTGYIVFAVLLLVSCLILIFIIAPRYGQRNILVYIVICSVIGAFSVAAVKGLGITIKNFFQGLPVVRHPLPYILSLILALSLSTQVNFLNRALDIFNTSLVFPIYYVFFTTVVVTSSIILFKEWYSMSALDIVGTLSGFVTIILGVFMLHAFKDLDISWASLPHTHKNPPPPPAPEPTVIRLEDKNVLVDNIELASTPSPEEKPKVFIIRS